Proteins from one Pygocentrus nattereri isolate fPygNat1 chromosome 16, fPygNat1.pri, whole genome shotgun sequence genomic window:
- the LOC108439766 gene encoding CAAX prenyl protease 2 isoform X3 translates to MLDDVPLQIQPVLSVTDNVVFEAFEGKCYLSILSCLLLACLYVGSLYIWRGSLPRDHPSTIKKRFISVLFASAVSPLIVWAWMQAVEVRPSPPLLALLGIRIEGSVPAAVLPLILTMVLFLGPLIQMAMDSPKGLVHEVKSGFSLKNVTDCLRDLCWLRNHVVAPLTEELVFRASMLPILAPCTGPTAAIFIAPLFFGVAHFHHVIEQLRFGHDSVLDILVCAVFQFSYTSVFGAYTAFIFTRTGHLVGPVLCHSFCNWMGFPALGLALQHPQRPVLMLSYELGLLLFILLLFPLTDPLLFGMTPICSLILEPRAACS, encoded by the exons ATGTTGGATGATGTACCTCTACAGATACAACCAGTGCTTTCAGTCACTGACAATGTTGTGTTTGAGGCATTTGAAGGAAAATGCTACTTATCCATTCTGTCCTGTTTACTGTTGGCCTGTTTGTACGTTGGAAGTTTGTACATATGGCGGGGCAGCTTACCCAG GGATCATCCAAGCACGATAAAGAAACGCTTCATCAGTGTCCTGTTTGCATCTGCTGTTTCACCACTCATCGTTTGGGCATGGATGCAAGCTGTGGAAGTGAGG CCAAGCCCACCTTTGCTGGCTTTGCTTGGCATCCGGATAGAGGGTTCAGTTCCTGCAGCTGTGCTACCTCTAATACTCACCATG GTGCTTTTTCTTGGACCACTGATTCAGATGGCGATGGACAGCCCAAAGGGACTGGTACATGAAGTCAAATCTGGCTTTA GCTTGAAGAATGTGACTGATTGTTTGAGGGACTTGTGTTGGCTGAGAAACCATGTGGTGGCACCACTAACAGAAGAGCTAGTGTTTCGAGCTTCTATGCTGCCCATACTGGCGCCATGTACAGGCCCTACTGCTGCCATCTTCATCGCTCCACTCTTCTTTGGAGTCG CCCACTTTCACCATGTCATTGAGCAGCTTCGTTTCGGACATGACAGTGTGCTCGACATCTTGGTTTGTGCAG tgTTTCAGTTTAGCTACACGTCAGTGTTTGGAGCCTACACTGCCTTCATTTTCACCAGAACAG GTCATCTAGTGGGGCCAGTGCTGTGCCACTCTTTCTGTAATTGGATGGGTTTTCCTGCTCTGGGCTTGGCCCTGCAGCATCCACAGAGGCCAGTGCTGATGCTTTCCTATGAGCTTGGACTTCTGCTCTTCATCCTCCTTCTCTTCCCCCTCACTGACCCACTGCTATTTGGAATGACCCCCATCTGTAGTTTAATCTTGGAGCCTCGGGCAGCCTGCTCTTGA
- the LOC108439766 gene encoding CAAX prenyl protease 2 isoform X1 has protein sequence MLDDVPLQIQPVLSVTDNVVFEAFEGKCYLSILSCLLLACLYVGSLYIWRGSLPRDHPSTIKKRFISVLFASAVSPLIVWAWMQAVEVRPSPPLLALLGIRIEGSVPAAVLPLILTMVLFLGPLIQMAMDSPKGLVHEVKSGFSLKNVTDCLRDLCWLRNHVVAPLTEELVFRASMLPILAPCTGPTAAIFIAPLFFGVAHFHHVIEQLRFGHDSVLDILVCAGKMSCSKCEYVCLLSILPGMSELSVMFFCFSVFQFSYTSVFGAYTAFIFTRTGHLVGPVLCHSFCNWMGFPALGLALQHPQRPVLMLSYELGLLLFILLLFPLTDPLLFGMTPICSLILEPRAACS, from the exons ATGTTGGATGATGTACCTCTACAGATACAACCAGTGCTTTCAGTCACTGACAATGTTGTGTTTGAGGCATTTGAAGGAAAATGCTACTTATCCATTCTGTCCTGTTTACTGTTGGCCTGTTTGTACGTTGGAAGTTTGTACATATGGCGGGGCAGCTTACCCAG GGATCATCCAAGCACGATAAAGAAACGCTTCATCAGTGTCCTGTTTGCATCTGCTGTTTCACCACTCATCGTTTGGGCATGGATGCAAGCTGTGGAAGTGAGG CCAAGCCCACCTTTGCTGGCTTTGCTTGGCATCCGGATAGAGGGTTCAGTTCCTGCAGCTGTGCTACCTCTAATACTCACCATG GTGCTTTTTCTTGGACCACTGATTCAGATGGCGATGGACAGCCCAAAGGGACTGGTACATGAAGTCAAATCTGGCTTTA GCTTGAAGAATGTGACTGATTGTTTGAGGGACTTGTGTTGGCTGAGAAACCATGTGGTGGCACCACTAACAGAAGAGCTAGTGTTTCGAGCTTCTATGCTGCCCATACTGGCGCCATGTACAGGCCCTACTGCTGCCATCTTCATCGCTCCACTCTTCTTTGGAGTCG CCCACTTTCACCATGTCATTGAGCAGCTTCGTTTCGGACATGACAGTGTGCTCGACATCTTGGTTTGTGCAGGTAAAATGAGCTGTAGTAAATGTGAGTATGTCTGCCTTCTGTCCATATTACCAGGGATGTCTGAATTGTCTGTAatgtttttctgcttctcagtgTTTCAGTTTAGCTACACGTCAGTGTTTGGAGCCTACACTGCCTTCATTTTCACCAGAACAG GTCATCTAGTGGGGCCAGTGCTGTGCCACTCTTTCTGTAATTGGATGGGTTTTCCTGCTCTGGGCTTGGCCCTGCAGCATCCACAGAGGCCAGTGCTGATGCTTTCCTATGAGCTTGGACTTCTGCTCTTCATCCTCCTTCTCTTCCCCCTCACTGACCCACTGCTATTTGGAATGACCCCCATCTGTAGTTTAATCTTGGAGCCTCGGGCAGCCTGCTCTTGA
- the LOC108439766 gene encoding CAAX prenyl protease 2 isoform X4 produces MLDDVPLQIQPVLSVTDNVVFEAFEGKCYLSILSCLLLACLYVGSLYIWRGSLPRDHPSTIKKRFISVLFASAVSPLIVWAWMQAVEVRPSPPLLALLGIRIEGSVPAAVLPLILTMVLFLGPLIQMAMDSPKGLVHEVKSGFSLKNVTDCLRDLCWLRNHVVAPLTEELVFRASMLPILAPCTGPTAAIFIAPLFFGVAHFHHVIEQLRFGHDSVLDILVCAGKMSCSKCHLVGPVLCHSFCNWMGFPALGLALQHPQRPVLMLSYELGLLLFILLLFPLTDPLLFGMTPICSLILEPRAACS; encoded by the exons ATGTTGGATGATGTACCTCTACAGATACAACCAGTGCTTTCAGTCACTGACAATGTTGTGTTTGAGGCATTTGAAGGAAAATGCTACTTATCCATTCTGTCCTGTTTACTGTTGGCCTGTTTGTACGTTGGAAGTTTGTACATATGGCGGGGCAGCTTACCCAG GGATCATCCAAGCACGATAAAGAAACGCTTCATCAGTGTCCTGTTTGCATCTGCTGTTTCACCACTCATCGTTTGGGCATGGATGCAAGCTGTGGAAGTGAGG CCAAGCCCACCTTTGCTGGCTTTGCTTGGCATCCGGATAGAGGGTTCAGTTCCTGCAGCTGTGCTACCTCTAATACTCACCATG GTGCTTTTTCTTGGACCACTGATTCAGATGGCGATGGACAGCCCAAAGGGACTGGTACATGAAGTCAAATCTGGCTTTA GCTTGAAGAATGTGACTGATTGTTTGAGGGACTTGTGTTGGCTGAGAAACCATGTGGTGGCACCACTAACAGAAGAGCTAGTGTTTCGAGCTTCTATGCTGCCCATACTGGCGCCATGTACAGGCCCTACTGCTGCCATCTTCATCGCTCCACTCTTCTTTGGAGTCG CCCACTTTCACCATGTCATTGAGCAGCTTCGTTTCGGACATGACAGTGTGCTCGACATCTTGGTTTGTGCAGGTAAAATGAGCTGTAGTAAAT GTCATCTAGTGGGGCCAGTGCTGTGCCACTCTTTCTGTAATTGGATGGGTTTTCCTGCTCTGGGCTTGGCCCTGCAGCATCCACAGAGGCCAGTGCTGATGCTTTCCTATGAGCTTGGACTTCTGCTCTTCATCCTCCTTCTCTTCCCCCTCACTGACCCACTGCTATTTGGAATGACCCCCATCTGTAGTTTAATCTTGGAGCCTCGGGCAGCCTGCTCTTGA
- the LOC108439766 gene encoding CAAX prenyl protease 2 isoform X2 gives MLDDVPLQIQPVLSVTDNVVFEAFEGKCYLSILSCLLLACLYVGSLYIWRGSLPRDHPSTIKKRFISVLFASAVSPLIVWAWMQAVEVRVLFLGPLIQMAMDSPKGLVHEVKSGFSLKNVTDCLRDLCWLRNHVVAPLTEELVFRASMLPILAPCTGPTAAIFIAPLFFGVAHFHHVIEQLRFGHDSVLDILVCAGKMSCSKCEYVCLLSILPGMSELSVMFFCFSVFQFSYTSVFGAYTAFIFTRTGHLVGPVLCHSFCNWMGFPALGLALQHPQRPVLMLSYELGLLLFILLLFPLTDPLLFGMTPICSLILEPRAACS, from the exons ATGTTGGATGATGTACCTCTACAGATACAACCAGTGCTTTCAGTCACTGACAATGTTGTGTTTGAGGCATTTGAAGGAAAATGCTACTTATCCATTCTGTCCTGTTTACTGTTGGCCTGTTTGTACGTTGGAAGTTTGTACATATGGCGGGGCAGCTTACCCAG GGATCATCCAAGCACGATAAAGAAACGCTTCATCAGTGTCCTGTTTGCATCTGCTGTTTCACCACTCATCGTTTGGGCATGGATGCAAGCTGTGGAAGTGAGG GTGCTTTTTCTTGGACCACTGATTCAGATGGCGATGGACAGCCCAAAGGGACTGGTACATGAAGTCAAATCTGGCTTTA GCTTGAAGAATGTGACTGATTGTTTGAGGGACTTGTGTTGGCTGAGAAACCATGTGGTGGCACCACTAACAGAAGAGCTAGTGTTTCGAGCTTCTATGCTGCCCATACTGGCGCCATGTACAGGCCCTACTGCTGCCATCTTCATCGCTCCACTCTTCTTTGGAGTCG CCCACTTTCACCATGTCATTGAGCAGCTTCGTTTCGGACATGACAGTGTGCTCGACATCTTGGTTTGTGCAGGTAAAATGAGCTGTAGTAAATGTGAGTATGTCTGCCTTCTGTCCATATTACCAGGGATGTCTGAATTGTCTGTAatgtttttctgcttctcagtgTTTCAGTTTAGCTACACGTCAGTGTTTGGAGCCTACACTGCCTTCATTTTCACCAGAACAG GTCATCTAGTGGGGCCAGTGCTGTGCCACTCTTTCTGTAATTGGATGGGTTTTCCTGCTCTGGGCTTGGCCCTGCAGCATCCACAGAGGCCAGTGCTGATGCTTTCCTATGAGCTTGGACTTCTGCTCTTCATCCTCCTTCTCTTCCCCCTCACTGACCCACTGCTATTTGGAATGACCCCCATCTGTAGTTTAATCTTGGAGCCTCGGGCAGCCTGCTCTTGA
- the LOC108439766 gene encoding CAAX prenyl protease 2 isoform X5, whose translation MLDDVPLQIQPVLSVTDNVVFEAFEGKCYLSILSCLLLACLYVGSLYIWRGSLPRDHPSTIKKRFISVLFASAVSPLIVWAWMQAVEVRPSPPLLALLGIRIEGSVPAAVLPLILTMVLFLGPLIQMAMDSPKGLVHEVKSGFTHFHHVIEQLRFGHDSVLDILVCAGKMSCSKCEYVCLLSILPGMSELSVMFFCFSVFQFSYTSVFGAYTAFIFTRTGHLVGPVLCHSFCNWMGFPALGLALQHPQRPVLMLSYELGLLLFILLLFPLTDPLLFGMTPICSLILEPRAACS comes from the exons ATGTTGGATGATGTACCTCTACAGATACAACCAGTGCTTTCAGTCACTGACAATGTTGTGTTTGAGGCATTTGAAGGAAAATGCTACTTATCCATTCTGTCCTGTTTACTGTTGGCCTGTTTGTACGTTGGAAGTTTGTACATATGGCGGGGCAGCTTACCCAG GGATCATCCAAGCACGATAAAGAAACGCTTCATCAGTGTCCTGTTTGCATCTGCTGTTTCACCACTCATCGTTTGGGCATGGATGCAAGCTGTGGAAGTGAGG CCAAGCCCACCTTTGCTGGCTTTGCTTGGCATCCGGATAGAGGGTTCAGTTCCTGCAGCTGTGCTACCTCTAATACTCACCATG GTGCTTTTTCTTGGACCACTGATTCAGATGGCGATGGACAGCCCAAAGGGACTGGTACATGAAGTCAAATCTGGCTTTA CCCACTTTCACCATGTCATTGAGCAGCTTCGTTTCGGACATGACAGTGTGCTCGACATCTTGGTTTGTGCAGGTAAAATGAGCTGTAGTAAATGTGAGTATGTCTGCCTTCTGTCCATATTACCAGGGATGTCTGAATTGTCTGTAatgtttttctgcttctcagtgTTTCAGTTTAGCTACACGTCAGTGTTTGGAGCCTACACTGCCTTCATTTTCACCAGAACAG GTCATCTAGTGGGGCCAGTGCTGTGCCACTCTTTCTGTAATTGGATGGGTTTTCCTGCTCTGGGCTTGGCCCTGCAGCATCCACAGAGGCCAGTGCTGATGCTTTCCTATGAGCTTGGACTTCTGCTCTTCATCCTCCTTCTCTTCCCCCTCACTGACCCACTGCTATTTGGAATGACCCCCATCTGTAGTTTAATCTTGGAGCCTCGGGCAGCCTGCTCTTGA
- the LOC108439766 gene encoding CAAX prenyl protease 2 isoform X6 has product MQAVEVRPSPPLLALLGIRIEGSVPAAVLPLILTMVLFLGPLIQMAMDSPKGLVHEVKSGFSLKNVTDCLRDLCWLRNHVVAPLTEELVFRASMLPILAPCTGPTAAIFIAPLFFGVAHFHHVIEQLRFGHDSVLDILVCAGKMSCSKCEYVCLLSILPGMSELSVMFFCFSVFQFSYTSVFGAYTAFIFTRTGHLVGPVLCHSFCNWMGFPALGLALQHPQRPVLMLSYELGLLLFILLLFPLTDPLLFGMTPICSLILEPRAACS; this is encoded by the exons ATGCAAGCTGTGGAAGTGAGG CCAAGCCCACCTTTGCTGGCTTTGCTTGGCATCCGGATAGAGGGTTCAGTTCCTGCAGCTGTGCTACCTCTAATACTCACCATG GTGCTTTTTCTTGGACCACTGATTCAGATGGCGATGGACAGCCCAAAGGGACTGGTACATGAAGTCAAATCTGGCTTTA GCTTGAAGAATGTGACTGATTGTTTGAGGGACTTGTGTTGGCTGAGAAACCATGTGGTGGCACCACTAACAGAAGAGCTAGTGTTTCGAGCTTCTATGCTGCCCATACTGGCGCCATGTACAGGCCCTACTGCTGCCATCTTCATCGCTCCACTCTTCTTTGGAGTCG CCCACTTTCACCATGTCATTGAGCAGCTTCGTTTCGGACATGACAGTGTGCTCGACATCTTGGTTTGTGCAGGTAAAATGAGCTGTAGTAAATGTGAGTATGTCTGCCTTCTGTCCATATTACCAGGGATGTCTGAATTGTCTGTAatgtttttctgcttctcagtgTTTCAGTTTAGCTACACGTCAGTGTTTGGAGCCTACACTGCCTTCATTTTCACCAGAACAG GTCATCTAGTGGGGCCAGTGCTGTGCCACTCTTTCTGTAATTGGATGGGTTTTCCTGCTCTGGGCTTGGCCCTGCAGCATCCACAGAGGCCAGTGCTGATGCTTTCCTATGAGCTTGGACTTCTGCTCTTCATCCTCCTTCTCTTCCCCCTCACTGACCCACTGCTATTTGGAATGACCCCCATCTGTAGTTTAATCTTGGAGCCTCGGGCAGCCTGCTCTTGA
- the cd248b gene encoding endosialin, whose protein sequence is MLTEQRRQIDWTLRKMCCAAYHCLIFAVLLIYWPLGISGQNLHEQDGVCNAEGCYSIHLQRKTFRESWRSCKEKGGNLATVKRPEEATLIHELLSAGERQGPRPRLRLWIGLQRQPRQCSATRPLRGFTWITGDQDTQYTNWQRDDLPSACTAPRCVVITYNTADKSNSDQSNFKWLDGSCMLAVDGFLCRYTYRGMCPALKNEGRGPALYTTPFNLLSTLLTHIPFGSVATLPCPESTKGDQSVLCMLHEDGSVGWSKDAPLCSDALKDWCEQDNGGCEHYCVNEGSDYHCECSENFNLGEDGQSCLPLDPCHSADCEFDCEPSSGGYRCKCPEGYLLSQDGQNCLDIDECSQNPCPQICINAPGTFECRCHEGYQLSEFGECLDVDECKEDSCEQSCENSPGSYTCLCYEGFSPLPEDPDRCEDIDECQIPGTCEQICKNYMGGFECHCKAGFELHQDQYKCILADKEAGHYTTVKPADPTSLPWDDTSYMTDVTDASTLEWLTDPPSMEWLPKDLGWITDIPEENHITSQEPGWTEKTTYSPTSNAMTSSTPASLNIDNENNFWSDDRISAAIDEIVKGDHRISTASSLAPKYKGHSDRTTPSTSQMLESSLPSAASPEQLPGGKKKQDRSWLLVALLVPLCVFIVVMLALGIVYCTSCAVEPRNKSVTDCYSWTTNSKPAKSNSAKSQA, encoded by the coding sequence ATGCTGACTGAACAAAGGAGGCAGATAGATTGGACTCTGAGGAAGATGTGCTGTGCTGCATACCACTGTCTTATCTTTGCAGTGCTTTTGATTTACTGGCCACTGGGGATTTCTGGCCAAAACTTGCATGAACAGGATGGTGTATGCAATGCTGAGGGATGCTACTCCATTCACCTCCAACGCAAGACTTTTCGCGAGTCTTGGAGGAGCTGCAAGGAGAAAGGGGGCAACCTGGCTACAGTGAAGCGACCAGAAGAGGCAACACTGATCCAcgagctgctctctgctggagaACGACAAGGTCCCAGACCCAGACTTAGGCTGTGGATTGGTCTCCAGCGACAGCCTCGCCAGTGCTCTGCCACTCGTCCCCTGAGGGGCTTCACCTGGATCACAGGGGACCAGGACACGCAGTACACCAACTGGCAACGTGATGACTTGCCCAGTGCCTGTACTGCACCTCGCTGTGTGGTAATTACTTACAACACTGCAGACAAAAGCAACAGTGACCAGAGCAACTTCAAGTGGTTAGATGGTTCTTGCATGCTGGCTGTGGATGGTTTCTTGTGCCGCTACACTTATCGAGGGATGTGTCCAGCCCTGAAGAATGAAGGCAGAGGCCCTGCGCTCTACACCACCCCCTTCAACCTGCTCAGCACCCTGCTCACCCATATCCCTTTTGGCTCTGTGGCCACTCTGCCTTGTCCAGAAAGTACCAAAGGAGACCAGTCTGTGCTCTGCATGCTACATGAGGATGGAAGTGTTGGATGGTCCAAGGATGCACCTCTCTGCTCTGATGCTCTGAAAGATTGGTGTGAGCAGGACAATGGAGGCTGCGAGCACTACTGTGTAAATGAAGGTTCTGATTATCACTGTGAGTGCTCAGAAAATTTCAACCTAGGGGAGGATGGGCAGAGCTGCCTGCCTTTGGACCCGTGCCACAGTGCAGACTGTGAGTTTGACTGTGAACCCAGCTCTGGAGGGTACCGCTGCAAGTGTCCAGAGGGGTACCTCCTGTCACAGGATGGTCAAAACTGCCTTGATATTGATGAGTGCTCCCAAAATCCGTGTCCCCAGATCTGCATCAATGCGCCTGGAACATTTGAATGTCGCTGCCATGAGGGCTACCAGCTGTCTGAGTTTGGAGAGTGTTTGGATGTGGATGAATGTAAGGAAGACAGTTGCGAGCAGTCCTGCGAGAACTCCCCTGGATCCTACACATGTTTATGCTATGAAGGGTTTTCTCCTCTGCCTGAGGATCCAGACCGTTGTGAAGATATCGATGAGTGCCAAATTCCAGGCACTTGTGAACAGATATGTAAAAATTACATGGGAGGATTTGAGTGTCACTGCAAGGCAGGCTTCGAGTTGCACCAGGACCAGTATAAATGCATACTCGCTGATAAAGAAGCTGGGCACTACACAACTGTTAAACCAGCTGATCCAACATCCCTCCCTTGGGATGACACTAGCTACATGACTGATGTGACAGATGCCAGCACTCTGGAATGGCTTACTGATCCACCAAGCATGGAGTGGCTTCCTAAAGATTTGGGCTGGATTACAGACATACCGGAGGAGAACCATATTACCTCACAGGAACCTGGGTGGACAGAGAAGACCACCTATTCTCCAACATCAAATGCTATGACCTCAAGTACACCTGCTAGTTTGAATATTGACAATGAAAACAATTTCTGGTCCGATGACAGGATATCAGCAGCCATTGATGAGATAGTGAAAGGTGACCACAGGATATCAACTGCATCATCACTTGCACCGAAGTACAAAGGACATTCTGATAGGACCACTCCATCAACATCCCAAATGCTTGAGAGTAGTTTGCCATCTGCTGCCAGCCCAGAGCAACTTCCAGGTGGCAAGAAAAAGCAGGATAGAAGCTGGCTGCTAGTGGCACTATTAGTGCCTCTTTGTGTCTTTATTGTGGTAATGCTAGCACTAGGCATTGTGTACTGCACAAGCTGTGCTGTTGAGCCACGTAACAAGAGTGTGACAGACTGTTACAGCTGGACCACCAACTCTAAACCTGCAAAATCAAATTCTGCAAAATCTCAAGCCTGA
- the LOC108439788 gene encoding prefoldin subunit 2-like: MADANNSDGRKDVNSKPSSSGGKQSGLSAEQVVSGFQRLRQEQRSMATKAAELEMEISEHSLVIDALKEVDPSQKCYRLIGGVLVERTVNEVLPTLENNKEQISKIVESLGTQMKTKGKELNEYRERYNIRIVGEDEAAGKAAVAKRESEGGGTKGGAGVLVS; encoded by the exons ATGGCAGACGCCAACAACAGTGATGGGAGGAAAGATGTTAACAGTAAACCAAGCAGCTCCGGAGGAAAACAGTCTGGTCTCTCAGCAGAGCAG GTTGTTTCAGGTTTCCAGCGGCTGCGTCAGGAGCAGCGCAGTATGGCCACGAAAGCAGCAGAGCTGGAGATGGAGATCAGCGAACACAG TCTTGTGATTGATGCACTAAAAGAAGTTGACCCCTCACAAAAGTGCTACCGTTTGATTGGAGGTGTACTGGTAGAGCGGACGGTCAATGAAGTCCTCCCAACCCTGGAAAATAACAAAGAACAG ATCTCCAAGATTGTGGAGTCACTTGGGACACAGATGAAGACCAAGGGGAAAGAGCTGAATGAATATCGGGAACGATACAACATCAGGATAGTGGGAGAGGATGAGGCAGCGGGGAAAGCGGCTGTAGCCAagcgagagagtgaaggaggagGCACCAAGGGTGGGGCAGGGGTATTGGTGTCATAG